DNA from Tachypleus tridentatus isolate NWPU-2018 chromosome 8, ASM421037v1, whole genome shotgun sequence:
GGATTATACCAAAAAAATACacccttttatacaaaataaatgtttttgtgagttttgacaaacaaatgctcaaaacaactaataaagatCAAAATAACAACTTATATGTGCTTGCACGATCATATGTTACGTTCTCTGTTACTACTCAGATATTTATTCATAGATACTCCGCGTATGTAGACAATAACAGcaatataaaacagtattcaAACATTTTGACCAAAATTGTATGTGTGGTAGAATACCGACTCTAACACCCATGGTGTTGATGCCTGTGAAGGCTCTTGAAGTGAAGGCCAAGAAGGTGAAGTTTTTGACAGAGCTCCCATCCAAAGTAAAGGAGCAAACTGTACTAAATGAGTAATTTTAAATACCATTGTCAGGATTATACAGCTAGGGCTCGCGATGGTTTTATAATCACGAGGAAGACCATTGAGACAGATCTGCCAGCATGGTCATAAAGCGCTTGCGTGTGTCATAGAGATTATTTGCTAGGTTGCTATAGTACATCAGATATCCTCAGTTGTACTGAAAGCTTTGATGTCGGGGATCCTCTATGTAAATAACTCTTCTCACTTTAGTTATGCATGTAAGCGCAGTGAATTGTGTACATACTTATTTACTTAATTGGGcagatttatttattactttaaagtgTATATAGATATCTAGGGTTAAGGTTTGATTTGTAtagtgtatgtatatgtatactgttatgtTTTTTGCTTTGATGGTTTTACGTTCTTTTTtgtagtacatatatatatgtataatttatcaGGTGTATTTTGGCCTTCTTTTACGTGTGGAATTCTTTTCTGTAATTgtggtattaaatattttaaagtgtatagCTTTAAAGGCCTTTTTATCGATAACGTTCATAGGATTTAATTGTAAAGAGCTCATTTATATAACTACGTTAGTGTAGTATTGTCTCTAGTTCTCATAGTGCTTTATGGAATGCTATATTTCAGTGATAAAGGGTCTAACACTGTATGCGATATGTTTAGctaagaattttaatttattgagtTTTCATGAGCTTTTGTTTTTCTATGTTAAAAGATACTGCTATATTTTCTAGGTGTACattaatataaactatttctGGTGTTCTTATATTCATTCGTAGCATGGTAGATTAACCCTGCTTAAAAAAGAGCagaaataaattatactatttacTGGCCATCCTGAAGTTAAATGTTGAttgttcttctttatttttctaGATCTACGGTTGCCAAGTTTGCCTTAATGTAAAAAGATGGAAGGGGTGTAATACAGAACGATGTCATGTGTCTGGTAAATCCTTTgttaagatgaaaaatatttcataattattgtttttaagatTTTGCACTTTGGACATAGAGAGTTGCCCAAGTAGACACTTCAACTTTCTTACTTAAAAGGAATGAATTGGAAATTTGAGGCAGGattcatacacaaaatatgaGGAGAGATACAAGCATGTAGACTGATGAATTACTGtcttcaatttttattaattatcaaagTAGTTTTGTTGTTAGCTCTGAGAATTCCAATGAACTTGAAAAAATTAACCAATTAAGTGTCAGACCTACTTGCAAGTAGAAATGTacactaattagaaagtcgtaaagtaccaaaaatatttagtagaaaAACCCATGTTTGTAGCCAGAAAAGTTAATCTCTCTGCAACATTGAGAAGTTGAACAAGCTGGCCATGTCTACAACCATGCTACGAGTACTTAACGTTTAACGAATAACATAATTAGGATTGAATGTATCATATTTAACATTAAGATATAACTGAACAAATTTCAATCAGTATGATACCTGCAAAGTTACTGATGTCATTAAATGATTTGATGGAtgttatataaaagtttaattgaAAAACAATTACAGGCTCGAACTGACAAATTTGAAAGTTTTGATAATACTTTGTTCTAAGATACTTTCGGTTATTTCGATTTAGTCAagtatttttatatagtatattaAAGTGTTGTTGTATATGAATCTCAATATCAGAATTAATTCTTTATTCTATCTGTAAAATTCCTCGAGTTAGTAACTAGTGTAGTCCTCTCGCgactgtatttaatataaatctattgTGATTGATGGTAAAGTCGAGCTCCGACGACTAGCCTATACGGCCATTCGTTACAAAAAATATTGCGCAGGTATGACTTTGTTTTGTTCCTAATCATGTCTAACTGTGAGTTGCAAATTTTGGAGATAAGaagtgattaaaacaaaaatttgttgtttGCTTCAATACCCATTTTAAACTATGACAGTTTGCTAGCGCATTTATCAacataacaatacatttaaaaaagtaGAGAAGAAGCATCTTACCCTTAGTCTGAATTACGGTAGCTATGGCGGCACGACTACAGCTGGAGAACGATTTATGATTAACTTTTGACCCATCGTTGGAATAAGGATTCATTAGAAATTGGCCATTTACACCCCCCGGAGTGCATTTAGGGTTATATGGAGAATCGTGTGGACTACCAAAACTATGACCAAATTCGTGGGCTACAGTCAAAGCTGTGGTAGCTTTAGGTGAAAATCTGTTGTTATGTTTGGTTGTTACGAGGAGTGTATTGTAGCTGTGAAGATTACAATCTATATTTACTGGAGGCTCACATATTCCCCCAATGTAACCATTTCTAGGGTCGGAATCTGCTTTGTATGCTAAGCCTAATATATCGTTCGGAAAATCTCGATGCAAAAAGCCTAAAGCTAAACATTTATTCTGAATATGAGATGTAAAGCTGTCCAAGGTTTGCTCTGCACTTCCGTCGCTACTAAAAAACGGATTATCAGTGTCAAACACATTAGAGAAAATTGTGACTTTTTCAATCAGAAAACCAACTTTAAAACCAACATTAAAATCAGTTGACATGAACATATCATTGGCACTATGGACATAATAGAACATTTCAGAAAGAGTAGCTTCTCTGTCACTGTTTCTGCTAGAATAGAAAGTATGATCTGCCACTAATTCCAAgctgcatattttattttcttgagatGTTGTGGATCTCTCTTCTGTAGAAACTTCTTGATTACTGTAACAAGAagatattatacagtttaataattttaactatgCAGATTACAACTGAGAAAATTTATAGAATGCGAGTCATACAACAGCTAAAATGAAGTTCGTTTTTTACTTACAGCTGTTTAAGATTTTCATTTCAGATTATGTTCCAatgcttaataaataaaatatgaaaatagaataaTGCAGTTTAGGTGATCTTTTATGCAACTAATTTTCGTTTTCTGTTGGTGGTAGATTGTATTTTTCATAAGCAGCTGCCAAAATAGTACAACAAATATCATCTTGATGAATAGATCAAATTAGGGAATTATTTTACTCGGAGGGATttatctaaacaattttaaagtgtacaatatatgtgtataaaaaaacaacaacaaatgattcttttattattactagCAACAAATATCCAGGTTTCTGATAATTAGGAAACTTAGGCATAAACACTTTTGATTTGTACGTCAGTATATTGATTATATGTAAATTAGTTATAATAGTGAAACTACATATTGAAcactttcagtttttaaaatatagacaAACGTATTGTTAACtcatttatttagtttatccAAACTGTATTGAGTTATATCATTACTATTACTATGAAAAATAGATTTGGTTCCTGGTGTTAACTGTGCTCCAAGAAATTATGTTTTTGCCAGTAATCGTCATCTATGTTATTAATCATTTAGAAAAAGTTCTACAACGTCTATACTTTTCCAAAACATGCTGCCGTTCAAATCTACCTACACTTGCATAATTTTTTCAATAATCCAATCctagtgaaaatatttttcagactTAAGTTCTTCCAAATTTTCAATGATcgcttattaatttatttgacatAGTAATgatggttttaattttgtaaaaacaaacaaacaaacaaaacaaaacaaaaaacatgtaatttaattattagtacaagaaacaataaaaccacTAATGCTTTGTGGTAGGGGGTATTTTAGGTGGCCTGGCacggcctagcgcgttaaggcgtgcgcttcgtaatctgagggtcgcgggttcgcatcccagtcgcgctaaacatgctcgccttttcagccgtgagggcgttataatgtaatgatcaatcccattattcgttggtaaaagagtaaccaaagagttggcggtgggtggtgatgactagctgccttccctctagtcttacactgctaaattagggacggctattacagatagcccgcgagtagctttgtgcgaaattccaaaacaagtatTTTAGGTAAGCCTAGGtgcaaataaatgaaatttcattttaaattatgataCTTACTCAGATTGGCTGATAATTAACGTTGGTAGTCTTCTCGATCTTGTCAGAATGTCTATTCTGCGCGGTCCTTTCGTAAAGATATCTATTTCTTTGCAAATGTTATGCGACCTgagattacaaaaaataatatccGAATACTTGTAGATAACAGATCCATAGCTTCCATTAACTCTAAAATAGTTTTTGTCAGCTATATCTGTGTAGTAGGTGTCATTTGCATCTCGCACTGTTCCAATAAAATATCCTTTTCGTATGTAACCGTATACTGTAGAGCGTGGCATACCTCTTAAATATccagtgtaaaaaatatttttggggATATCATATTGCTCATGATTAATTTCCCTaccttttttgtttaaaacatccACTTTAGTTTTGGAGGAAAACACTGAAGAGTTGGCTGTGAGATGAATATCGAATATTCTCTGAAAAGCTCGGAACAATATGTACAAATCCTCATTGGTACCATAATCACTCATTGAAAAAAAAGACGTTTTAGTAACATGCCTCAACCTACGATATTTTATTGAAGGCGTATAGTCAATTAGgcctatatttgttttaataagctCAACAGGTTCGAAGTGCCTAATCGATACAAAAGATTCTACAGTTGAAAATTTTGATATccttataaaatacaaaataataatatttatcgaTATCATATTACTTAATACGAGTAGTGTCAGTTTCAATTATCTCTTTATTAAAACTTAACTATTCTTTTTTGAAAAATGGCACTgttctaaaatattctaattgtaCTTAATGCGTGAATTTAATATCACGTGAAAAgcttattatgtttaatttaccacttttttttttaaaattagtacaCAGGAGTAACAAATTTTAAGTTGTAGACGCAACAGAGATTTCAGAACTGTTTAATGACGCAAAGAAATAATCGTACTCCAGAAGGTCTTACCTTACTCGTTCGGGGTTAACTCGAATAATTCGGCGCCTTCTGCCTCACTGTGAAATATAGTGATTGGAGctatgtaaaatgataaaataatcgAATTATTAAGGATAATTGCGGTAGGACTAAAATTTCACTCGATCAcaagctttgttcttaacaaatTATTGGAATGGCTTAACATTTTACTTCATGATCATTCTTTGCTCAagttttacttaaataaaaccTACACCCGTATAgtctaataaaatttaatacaacatacaaCTGGAAAAGGATGTAGGCCCTAAGCTCAAAATGCCATATACATTTTAAGGGTTATGTTAAAATGATAGGAGCTTTGACTGAAAATGAGTagattttgaaatgtttgttgaccgttttacattttgttaataaGAAAAGAcccaagttttatttattttaagtgaaaAAATGACAATCTTTACTTACTTTTAACTGGAAATGCCCGAGAAAAAAATGAAGCAGtttctaatttaattatatatttgtttgccAGTTGTAACATAGTTATTCAATAATTTAAGGAATGCTATAAAGTTAAAAGTAACATCATGTTGTACATACAAGCAGCAATGTATTGTGTTCAACATGTTATCACTTCAATACATATTTTCTTGGAAAGAAAATTAGTAGCACATCATACGAGATTATGGGATATGCGGTAAATAACCATTTTTTAATACGACCATTCAACACATTCGAGCCATAGAAAACAGAAATATCAGCTGAAGTAttggttcagaaaaaaaaacccaacaaaaaacaaaacgaatcCCAGAGCCAGATAATCAGAATTGGATCGGTGGTAGATTGATGGAtcacgtttggtttgttttgttttgaattttgtgcaaagctacttgagggctatccgcatcagccgtccctattttagcagtgtaagattagagggaaggggaaggcagctagtcatcaccacccaccgccaactcttaggctacttttaccaacgaataatgagattgaccataacattataacacccccatggctgaaagggcgagtatggtTTGTGTGattgtgattcgaacccgcgatcatcgTGGATTATGTAGTATACAGTTCTACTTCgtgttttccattttcttattttaatatagctatttttttaaaacatgtttctttaTTTCAGGTGTGCGCAATTTACACATGTGGTCCAGAAAGTTGTTAAGTTCCTTTCGCTCTTAGATACCTTTATTTTCTATCATCCTTCTAGAATAATACCTGGTTTGCTCGTGAAGTGAACTTCAGTTTTCTTCATTCTTGAATAAGTGTTGTTTCGCAagacataaaaagaaaaatgtggataaaaataacacaaaataactttaaacgtGCAAGTTaattttttctagtttatttcgTGCGACGTTGTGGGATAATCATCCACTTGTTCTAGTTGAGTAGTAAGCACTTGcctagcacgtaaggcgtgcgactcgtaatccgagggtcgcgggttcgcgcctgcgtcgcgctaaacatgctcgccctcccagccgtgggggcgttataatgtgacggtcaatcccactattcgttggtaaaagagtatctcaagagttggcggtgggtggtgatgactagctgccttccctctagtcttacactgctaaattagggacggctagcacagatagccctcgagtagcattgtgcgaaattcaaaaacaaacaaacaaacaaaaagtaagcACTTTGCAGAGCATGTTACATGGGCCTTGTTAGATTCATTCCCACCAGCCTGGGGAAGGATATGACATTTCTATGTAGTGAGGAGTTGTTTTCTTAGAGGTAAGCAATACACAGTAGCGATGGCAGAAATAGTAATACTGGCTAACGATAGGTTTAGGtgtgggcccgacatggcctatcgcgttaaggcgtgcgcttcgtaatctgagggtcgcgggttcgcatcactatcgctccaaacatgctcgcaaacatgcccctttcagctgtgggggcactataatgtgcggtcaatcccactattcgttggtaaacgagtagcccaagagttggcggtgggtggtgatgactagctgccttatttctagtcttacactgctaaattatggacggcaagcacagatagccctcgagtagctttgtgcgaaattaaaaaacaaacaaacaagctttgggCGTAAACTCTTAGCCCGGCGTAATTCTgctgattattttttaatttatttcatgatGCTCGAAAAGAAAATTAGTTAGATTTGCTGACTCCTATatgtcaaaacaataaaaaccataGCTACCAAGTCATAGGTTGGTAATGCAATTCAGAATGTTTTCTGAACTAATCTGTATGGGAGATGGAATCACTCAGTTATAAGCTGCTAGAGAATATGATAATGTATAATGGTGATATATGCACAAGGAAATAAACTTACATAAATAAATGTCATGGTCTTATAAGtgtatacaaatattacataaaatacaaaatattttatgaatattatataacATGAATGGTTCagttacaaaaaatacacaaCTATT
Protein-coding regions in this window:
- the LOC143222921 gene encoding disintegrin and metalloproteinase domain-containing protein 10-like isoform X1, translating into MISINIIILYFIRISKFSTVESFVSIRHFEPVELIKTNIGLIDYTPSIKYRRLRHVTKTSFFSMSDYGTNEDLYILFRAFQRIFDIHLTANSSVFSSKTKVDVLNKKGREINHEQYDIPKNIFYTGYLRGMPRSTVYGYIRKGYFIGTVRDANDTYYTDIADKNYFRVNGSYGSVIYKYSDIIFCNLRSHNICKEIDIFTKGPRRIDILTRSRRLPTLIISQSDNQEVSTEERSTTSQENKICSLELVADHTFYSSRNSDREATLSEMFYYVHSANDMFMSTDFNVGFKVGFLIEKVTIFSNVFDTDNPFFSSDGSAEQTLDSFTSHIQNKCLALGFLHRDFPNDILGLAYKADSDPRNGYIGGICEPPVNIDCNLHSYNTLLVTTKHNNRFSPKATTALTVAHEFGHSFGSPHDSPYNPKCTPGGVNGQFLMNPYSNDGSKVNHKSFSSCSRAAIATVIQTKGKMLLLYFFKCIVMLINALANCHSLKWVLKQTTNFCFNHFLSPKFATHS